The proteins below come from a single Paracoccus sp. SCSIO 75233 genomic window:
- a CDS encoding amino acid ABC transporter substrate-binding protein, whose protein sequence is MKTFVFFGAAATAATLASAGFGAEGDTLAEVKARDELNCGVNPGLVGFASPDANGNWTGFDISLCKAVAAAVLGDSSKVRYVPLTGQTRFTGLSSGEVDLLARNSTWTFSRDTDLTLDFAGINYYDGQGFMVPRELGVSSAKELDGATICIQTGTTTELNLADYFSANNMSYQPVNIESNAEGEQQYMAGACDAYTTDASGLAATRAAFANPQDHVILPEIISKEPLGPVVRHGDNNWGDIVRWTLYALIAAEEYGVTSANIEELSKSSENPEVQRLLGITGDLGAMIGLDNEWAKRAIMAGGNYGEIFAATIGEQTPIGLARGLNAQWTQGGLMYAMPFR, encoded by the coding sequence ATGAAAACATTCGTGTTTTTCGGCGCCGCTGCGACCGCAGCAACGCTGGCAAGTGCCGGATTTGGGGCGGAGGGCGACACGCTCGCCGAGGTTAAGGCCCGTGATGAGTTGAATTGCGGGGTGAACCCGGGGCTGGTCGGCTTCGCGTCGCCCGACGCGAACGGCAACTGGACCGGCTTCGATATTTCCCTGTGCAAGGCTGTTGCCGCAGCGGTTCTGGGCGATTCGAGCAAGGTGCGCTATGTGCCGCTGACCGGACAGACCCGTTTCACCGGCCTGTCTTCGGGCGAGGTCGATCTGCTGGCGCGCAACTCCACCTGGACATTCTCGCGCGATACCGACCTGACGCTCGATTTCGCCGGGATCAATTATTACGACGGTCAGGGCTTCATGGTGCCGCGTGAGCTTGGCGTTTCCTCCGCCAAGGAGCTGGACGGGGCGACGATCTGCATCCAGACCGGCACCACCACCGAACTGAACCTGGCCGATTATTTCAGCGCCAATAATATGTCGTATCAGCCGGTCAATATCGAAAGCAATGCCGAGGGCGAGCAGCAATATATGGCTGGTGCCTGCGATGCCTACACCACCGACGCCTCCGGCCTTGCCGCGACGCGGGCGGCCTTCGCGAACCCGCAGGACCATGTGATCCTGCCCGAGATCATCTCGAAAGAGCCGCTGGGCCCGGTCGTTCGTCATGGCGACAATAACTGGGGCGACATCGTCCGCTGGACGCTTTATGCGCTGATCGCGGCTGAAGAATACGGCGTGACCTCCGCGAATATCGAAGAGCTGTCGAAAAGCTCCGAAAACCCGGAAGTGCAGCGTTTGCTGGGCATCACCGGCGATCTTGGTGCGATGATCGGTCTGGACAATGAATGGGCCAAGCGCGCCATCATGGCAGGCGGCAATTACGGCGAGATCTTCGCCGCAACCATCGGCGAACAAACCCCGATCGGGCTGGCGCGTGGCCTGAACGCGCAGTGGACCCAGGGCGGGCTGATGTACGCCATGCCGTTCCGCTGA
- a CDS encoding ATP12 family chaperone protein, with the protein MSEWKARRFWKTAEVEPVAAGWRVTLDGRPVMTPGKLDLVIPNEALARAIAAEWDAQDDVIRPDLMPLTRAANSAVEKVEPQFSAVADMLGDYGGTDLLCYRATEPADLQARQAEAWDPLLDWASAEYDASLVVTQGVMPVGQNPDAVLALRARLDGLSHYELTALHDLVTLSGSLILGLAVLEGRLSADEAFDLSRIDERYQAEIWGDDDEADQVALARRKSMQNAENLLNLLRR; encoded by the coding sequence ATGAGCGAGTGGAAGGCCCGGCGATTCTGGAAAACCGCTGAAGTGGAACCAGTTGCAGCTGGCTGGCGTGTGACGCTTGACGGTCGTCCGGTGATGACGCCGGGCAAGCTCGATCTGGTGATCCCGAACGAGGCGCTGGCACGGGCCATCGCCGCGGAATGGGATGCGCAGGACGATGTGATTCGACCCGATCTGATGCCGCTGACCCGTGCCGCGAACTCTGCCGTCGAGAAGGTGGAGCCGCAGTTTTCCGCCGTTGCCGATATGTTGGGAGATTATGGCGGCACCGATTTGCTGTGTTATCGCGCGACGGAGCCTGCGGATCTGCAGGCCCGGCAGGCCGAAGCCTGGGACCCGCTTCTGGACTGGGCTTCGGCGGAATATGACGCATCGCTGGTGGTGACGCAGGGGGTGATGCCGGTCGGGCAAAACCCCGATGCGGTCCTTGCACTGCGGGCGCGGCTGGACGGGCTGAGCCATTATGAGCTGACCGCGCTGCACGACCTTGTGACGCTGTCCGGCTCGCTGATACTGGGTCTCGCGGTGCTTGAGGGGCGGCTGAGCGCGGATGAGGCGTTCGATCTGTCGCGTATAGATGAGCGTTATCAGGCGGAGATCTGGGGCGACGATGACGAGGCCGATCAGGTCGCGCTGGCCCGCCGCAAATCCATGCAAAATGCAGAAAATCTTCTGAATCTTCTTCGCCGTTAG
- a CDS encoding HAD-IA family hydrolase has protein sequence MKLVVFDVDGTLVDSQAMIVGAMGAAFEAVGLVAPQRSDILAVVGLSLPVVITRLLPDDRKGQVDEVIEAYRDSFASRRIEQEAPLYDGARACLDALGTRDDLLLAVATGKSRRGLDAMLDHHDLHGRFVTLQTADNHPSKPHPEMLLSACAEAGVAPKDSVMIGDTEFDMLMAASARTDAIGVCWGYHDAATLRAAGVDVASDYPELQRLIEEWAQ, from the coding sequence ATGAAACTTGTGGTGTTCGATGTCGACGGCACGCTGGTCGATTCTCAGGCGATGATTGTCGGTGCAATGGGCGCGGCATTCGAAGCGGTCGGGCTGGTCGCGCCGCAGCGTTCGGATATTCTGGCGGTTGTCGGGTTGTCCCTGCCGGTCGTGATCACGCGGCTGCTGCCGGATGATCGCAAGGGGCAGGTGGATGAGGTGATCGAGGCTTATCGCGATTCCTTCGCCTCCCGCCGGATCGAGCAGGAAGCGCCGCTTTACGATGGCGCACGAGCCTGCCTCGATGCCCTTGGGACGCGGGACGATCTGCTGCTGGCCGTGGCAACCGGCAAGTCGCGGCGTGGACTGGACGCGATGCTGGACCATCATGACCTTCATGGACGTTTCGTGACACTCCAGACGGCGGATAATCACCCCTCGAAACCGCATCCCGAAATGCTGCTGAGTGCATGTGCGGAGGCGGGGGTGGCGCCAAAGGATTCGGTCATGATCGGCGATACGGAGTTTGACATGCTGATGGCGGCTTCGGCGAGGACGGATGCCATCGGGGTCTGCTGGGGCTATCACGATGCCGCCACATTGCGCGCCGCCGGGGTGGATGTCGCCTCGGATTACCCGGAATTGCAGCGCCTGATCGAGGAATGGGCGCAATGA
- a CDS encoding amino acid ABC transporter permease (The N-terminal region of this protein, as described by TIGR01726, is a three transmembrane segment that identifies a subfamily of ABC transporter permease subunits, which specificities that include histidine, arginine, glutamine, glutamate, L-cystine (sic), the opines (in Agrobacterium) octopine and nopaline, etc.) has protein sequence MTDRAPASHDQPTFRLSMLIYDKRYRSLTFQVIVLILVMSLVWWLINNTLTNLANLGKDINFRFLFTRAGYDIPQQLIPYNNDDTHLRAAIIGLLNTLLVSFLGCIAATIIGVAAGVLRLSKNWLFARLMTVYVEIFRNIPLLLWILIIFAVLTEITPTPRAYRGEDGLDMVFGVIAPTNRYTAIPAIVAEHSPGVLQIGRLAIPWLSIIFIGLLIAAVLIRRWLLARAQRIQEETGRRPTTWWITLALFVVPPVALWFLFGLYLEVPELTGFNFSGGINLDNAFVALWLALSLYTGAFIAEIVRAGILAVNKGQTEAAYALGLRPNRTMNLVILPQALRVIVPPLISQYLNLTKNSSLAIAVGYMDLRGTLGGTTANQTGRELESILLMMLIYLAISLTISGVMNIYNNRVRLKER, from the coding sequence ATGACTGACCGCGCTCCGGCCAGCCATGACCAGCCGACATTCCGGCTGAGCATGCTGATCTACGACAAGCGCTATCGCTCGCTCACCTTTCAGGTCATCGTCCTGATACTGGTCATGTCGCTTGTCTGGTGGCTGATCAACAACACGCTGACCAACCTCGCCAATCTGGGCAAGGACATTAATTTCCGGTTCCTCTTTACCCGCGCCGGATATGATATTCCGCAGCAGCTTATCCCATATAACAACGACGACACCCATCTGCGGGCCGCGATTATTGGGCTTCTGAATACGCTGCTTGTGTCGTTTTTGGGCTGCATCGCCGCCACGATCATCGGCGTTGCCGCCGGTGTTCTGAGGTTGTCTAAGAACTGGCTATTTGCGCGGCTTATGACGGTCTATGTGGAGATTTTCCGCAATATTCCCTTGCTGCTCTGGATCCTGATCATTTTCGCCGTTCTGACGGAAATCACCCCGACCCCGCGCGCCTATCGGGGGGAGGATGGGCTGGACATGGTCTTTGGCGTGATCGCGCCGACCAATCGTTACACGGCCATCCCCGCCATCGTAGCGGAGCATTCGCCGGGCGTGCTGCAAATCGGCCGCTTGGCGATCCCGTGGCTGTCGATCATCTTCATCGGGCTGCTGATCGCGGCGGTGCTGATACGTCGCTGGTTATTGGCGCGGGCGCAGCGGATACAGGAGGAAACCGGGCGCAGACCGACGACCTGGTGGATCACTCTCGCGCTGTTCGTCGTCCCGCCTGTCGCGCTGTGGTTCCTGTTCGGCCTGTATCTGGAGGTGCCGGAACTGACCGGGTTCAACTTCAGCGGCGGCATCAATCTGGACAACGCCTTCGTCGCGCTCTGGCTGGCGCTGTCGCTCTATACCGGCGCGTTCATTGCGGAGATCGTGCGGGCAGGCATTCTTGCCGTGAACAAGGGCCAGACAGAGGCTGCTTATGCCCTTGGCCTGCGGCCAAACCGGACCATGAATCTGGTGATCCTGCCGCAGGCGCTGCGCGTGATCGTGCCGCCACTGATCTCGCAATATCTGAACCTGACCAAGAACAGCTCACTCGCAATTGCCGTCGGTTATATGGATCTGCGCGGCACGCTGGGTGGGACCACGGCCAACCAGACCGGGCGGGAGTTGGAAAGTATCCTGCTGATGATGCTTATCTATCTGGCAATCAGCCTGACCATTTCCGGGGTAATGAATATTTACAACAACCGTGTCCGGCTGAAGGAGCGATGA